The DNA sequence attaaaaaatactaccagaatattaaaagaaataaattaggaaatactattaaaacaaattgatataaattataattattatgtaatatttaaatatctaatcaaatcaattagttgatataattaatctcataataaattgtatttaatgagttaaaagaaataaattgagaAACACTCTCAtaagcatgccacgtcagctccatcattaagtttaaaaatccgatttttatataatagaatagaatagacgttaattcatatatagtatataaataaatttaattagaataaataacaattttttttattttattttagactttataaatgaaaagactaattcactaatataacgaattataattaatgtagtataattaattaagtaatataaattataacaaattatatttagaaaaaaatatttaaatatctaatcaaatcaattagttgatataattaattcagtgcaataaattgtattgaatgagttaaaataattaaatcggaTAACACTCTCtgaagcatgccacgtcagcttcatcattaaatgcagacatccgatttttatataatagaatagatagaatagattgAAACTGCTGGATCAAATGAGAAAGCTAAAAGAGAATTTACCAATGCAATTAATATATTAACTAGCTATATATAGCTACCAATGCAATTaatatatctataaaaaaaaagaaaatagaatcaaATCACATGCTGGAAGACGAAATGCTATCCATTCAAGTAAGCATCAAACTTTTGATCATAACACACTCTTTTTAGGTTTTATTATGATGATGATTTACCAATaagccttttttttttgtcaagtgaaTTGAACAGTCCTCAATCTTAGACATTACACCTATGTTTCACACACACACAACATACTCACACACTACCATAGATATCATGAATTCTTAAACCAACAACCAGCCTCAACTGAAATTTGAATCCGAGTACAATATTGTATGAGACGGACAAGTATGCCAACTGTGCTGGGCCTCAGCTGTCCAGTAAGCCATTAACTCGTACCTCTTTTTCATGCTTTTTATTTTCTGTCCGTTTTGTCTCTTCCAAGACCCTCCCACCCCACAACCTTTCTTAAAGGGGAGCATGTTCTCCTCaataatatatatttgtttttttagtGAAAACTGAAAAGAGAACATACATAGGCCTGTGTAAGGGCCCATATTACTTTTTCAGTTTGGTCCAAATTTGATGTTGAGTTCTGGACTAATTTTATGGGCTTGGTTGAATTGAAGGAAGAATAATAATATTGAAtttatttaccaaaaaaaaaataatatttaattaataaaaataatctgTATTCAAATTTGTAACAAcaaatcagagtggcgcagcagaAGCGTGGTGGGCCCATAACCCACAGGTCCCAGGATCGAAACTTGGCTCTGATATGAGTGGCTTCCAATCTGGTTCAATAATTTTAAGGTCTCTTCTTGCGTTTGGTAACCACCACGAAACAAACTTGTACTTGAAATTGCGATGAAGACGGACCCATATACAAGAGAAGTATATAACCAACAAACCCATGATCTACTGTTTTGTTTTCTTATCCAATATAAATTGGCCAAAAGTCTCAGTCCCAAATCCTTCGACATTAGAAAGTTGAAAGACAAATATCAGTACAAAAATGAAGTTATGCTTTTTTTTTGAGCTGCCCTTAGCCAGTTAtgcttattaaatattaatactacctAAGTATGACTAATGTTATTTCAAATCTTATTGTTTAACTTAGTTGAACTACTTGATTCATAAAAAGATTTGAATGTGTAGCATTATTCTAAAaagaattttgtttaaaaaatgatATCTGAGTATTAATATTTTggtccaaaaataattttcattaacaatactttaatattatttgatgtgttatatatattgtgtattattaattcaatttttttataaatcaaatatgtctaacaataataaatatgagACTAGTTAAGATGATAAATATTAATACTTTAATATAGATATTCTAAAAGTGATAACAcctttatttattcaaatatttttggGAATCATCCTCTTATTTAATACTTTTACATGATCTGGTAACATGTGAAATCAACTTATtacaactcaaaaaaaaaaaaaaaaaattccatggATGACAAGCTTATTATAAAATCAATCCCTTATTATCACATTTCACACTAAGTTGATCCATGTTTCTATAATATTATTGAGCTACCAGTTTGCAACACAAAACTTCATAATATTaacaaagaaattaattaaaagcCATACTTCTTTCATTTGCTGCACTGTATTTAGCTGAGAATAAACCGGCAGTGAAGGAAACCTGCAACCAACATCATTCTATGTTAAAAATAGCAAGCCCCAAAATATGACTCATTTTAAACTTAATAATTAGAAATGACTAATGTCAATTTGCTAAAAGAATACAGAGAAAATTCTTAACATATATGGAAAGCACTATACAATGGAAAAATCCTGATTTCATGAACCACTGGCATTGAATCAAAGTGATAACCAAACACAATTTATGATTTCTACTGACAAATTTAAAAGTAATAAAACATGTGACATTATCTAACACAAAATTAAAGTATGAATAATatagataatattttaattaaaataaaaaatattttgtgaacttattttgttttaatattaatttaacaaactaatttatcattaaataataTGTAAGACTCATCATTTGATATAAATCTCACAACACAACCAGTAATGGATTGTCGAATGTATTTGTCAATTAATTTAACCgacataatataaaaatgttctgtaaccataaaaaatAGTCATCTGTCATCATgcatatttatatatgttattttatattttctaacaAAGTAATTtgttattacaataattaaacaTCTTATAAAAAcaattaaacttttttattatttatgataaataataaatgaaaataaaaataataaaaatcccaaagtaatttttcaatttttttcccaAAGAAAAACATAgtgagaaattaaaaaatatatatataactaatttttaatgagTGAATGttaactaataattttaaaatttaagatttaataataaaaatttataatataagatataaaatttatagtagataaaataattctataaaaaaaataattctctaaCATTACTCAAAAATGAAAAGATGGACTTACTTGGGTCAGAATTAACCAACATAGCAGTTCCACCAAAGTAGCATGTTCCCCCATTCCTCTTATTCTTTTGCCAGTAACTGTTGAAAGCATAAGAAGCATGAGCAACCACACTATCAGGGTTGTAACACTTCCCTGTTGGAAGAATCTCCTCACAATCACCACCACCCTCTCCACAAGCATACTCCAATGCCTGCTGCAGCTTCTGCGCCGGAACACTCGGCTTCGCCACGCACCACGACTTCTGCGCCTGCTCTAGTTCCGCCTCCGGCGACCCATGATGCCCTATTGGCTTACAGGGAGGAAGAGTATTGAAAGAATTCGGCGAAGGCGAAGGTGAAGGCGAAGGCAAAGGTGATTTTGATGGAGCACCAGTTGGAGGAAAATTAGGGTTTTTTATTGCGTAGCCACCAAGAAAGGGATAGTCTGCTTCCATTATTGGTGGTTCAGAAATTTCTGAaagctttctaatttttgaagcAATGCCTAAAACATTAAcctttttaagattaaaaaaccCTAGGTTTTTCATGAAATCTAAATGAGAAGACACCAAACTCAAACTCTGCTGCGAGAAATGAGAGAATCCGGAATGAGGAATTAAAGAGTAGGTGGAATTCACACTTTGAAGGAACTCTAACAGTGGCTTGAGATTATATTTCGCCATTTTCAAATGGCGAAGAGAGTGGATTGGGAAACAATCcaaagagaaagaaattgaaacTTTGATGTCATTTTCCAAACCCCATCTCTTTAGAGAGTGATAAATGTTCTTCAAAGAAGGAAGAACCAAATTCAACTTTCTCTCATGATTGTAGTTGTTGTTTTTGACACCGTGGTTACAAAGATCCAAGTTTATGACTATGGTGGTGATCCTCACGGCAGGGTAGTGTGCAAGAACGTTGGTTTTGAGCCAAGTTTCTGCCATTAAGATGTTGCTTGAGACGCCATTGATGTCTCCATAACTTATGGAAATAGCTAAGGATAGGTCTGAATCTTGAGATGATGCTTGTAAAACATCTTCTCTTGTTTCACATAGGTTTAGTAGCTCAATGGATTCTTCACTAGAAACTGAAAACCAGaattgaaaaaaaggaaaaatttattgaaacaaatcgggcatatatatataatgttaattTCTTAGCATTACTCActtgaaaatataaaaactatATATAAGATAATTTAAACAAATTGAAATCGTGAACTTTAAAAAAAGTGAATTGAGatcgtatttttttattatatttattttcacaactttaaaattaaaattaaaatcaagaaATGATGAAAACAAAAATGAATCAGCATATGGCATTATATGAATGAAGCAATATTGACATGTAATTGAAGTTGGTGCACTTTATTAAGAGATGAGAGAAGCTAACAAGGCTCCAAGTTTTTCTTACCAGAAAGACAAatcaaagaaagaaggaaaagatgaaagagCCACGGCCACCCCATATTCTTCACCGTACAATTCCTGCAAGCTGGTGTGCTGCTAGTTCGTTATTGTTATTGCTTGCTTCTATAAATGCTTCTTCTCTTCTCCATCCGAAGCCCTTTTGAGGAGATCTTTTTGAAGCTAAGGTTGCTGTGAAATTAAGGAAGTAATCTATGTGAGGTGGCAAAGGTTTATTCGTAGTTCACTATTTCATCTATTCCTACTCCCTAAAGTTTCTTGCTTCATGAACAAAAAGAGAATCAGGAGATTAATCACACTTTTTTCCGAAGAAGCTATGTATATGCtttgatttgataaattattacttttatataatatggcattttgtatatataattgtATAACTTTACTATTTGGTTATATGATTAGACgtagttgcatttaatatattttttattaaaattaattatattaaactaTTAAGATtatgataaaaattattattatatcgtTATTATcatatcaatttttattttttggtgtcTGTTAATTTAAATGTTCATTatgatgaaataataataataataataataataataataataataataataataataataataataataatattattattattattattattattattattattattattattattatttgttgtctatgttatatatactatttttatttctcttgtttatatacaaaaaatacattaaattgttactttttcttcttctaataattatattgtgtttattttctatttctatttctttcctttaatactttatttgttctttttttttattttaatttatacattGGTTTCTTTTTTCGAATTTTTCATAAGTTCAAAATTAATACTCAAGTCTTTGTTTTTGATAAACAGAATAGATGCTTATTGATTATCACTTAAAAAgtctatataataaaattaaaaatgaaaatatcaAATTATTGCCTAGAAATTAAGATTGATTATATGTTAGTATCACCTTAAAAAGATTTTATGTAACGTGAATATATGTAAAATTAAgacaattgcatatttttattgatttatttatttaatttgaataaatttattctctatttattattttctaacccGACCCTTAATTTTCATAAAACTTTATTTTCTCAGATATATTATAAGTATTTCTGAGTGACGTGGACAAACTCTTAtaatcataataattatattgatcacttttttttttctatctataACTTACTTAAACATATAATTGAAAGTTAGTTAATCGTTGagaaaatttaagatttttatataCAATGTTGCATCTTGATTGagttttttcatcatcattaaattatgaaaaaatattataatattttatatttttattcgtgATCAATGTATTAATAAATATTAGGAGTAAGTATTGTTTAGGTTTTTAAAGTT is a window from the Arachis hypogaea cultivar Tifrunner chromosome 1, arahy.Tifrunner.gnm2.J5K5, whole genome shotgun sequence genome containing:
- the LOC112800311 gene encoding glucan endo-1,3-beta-glucosidase 13; its protein translation is MGWPWLFHLFLLSLICLSVSSEESIELLNLCETREDVLQASSQDSDLSLAISISYGDINGVSSNILMAETWLKTNVLAHYPAVRITTIVINLDLCNHGVKNNNYNHERKLNLVLPSLKNIYHSLKRWGLENDIKVSISFSLDCFPIHSLRHLKMAKYNLKPLLEFLQSVNSTYSLIPHSGFSHFSQQSLSLVSSHLDFMKNLGFFNLKKVNVLGIASKIRKLSEISEPPIMEADYPFLGGYAIKNPNFPPTGAPSKSPLPSPSPSPSPNSFNTLPPCKPIGHHGSPEAELEQAQKSWCVAKPSVPAQKLQQALEYACGEGGGDCEEILPTGKCYNPDSVVAHASYAFNSYWQKNKRNGGTCYFGGTAMLVNSDPSFLHCRFILS